From the Oxalobacter vibrioformis genome, the window AGCCAGGAAAAACACTATTTCATGCGTGAAGAAAAGGTCCGCTCGGGTGACACCCTCGGTTCTTTGCTCACCCGCCTGGGAGTCGATGATGCCCCGGCGATCGCCTTCATCAAGTCAGATGACATCGCCAGGGAAATGCTGCATCTCAAGGCCGGGAAAATTATTCAGGCAAAAACCGATAATGCCGGACAACTGCACTGGCTTTATATGTCGACAACGGACAAGGACGACATGCCATGTGACATCGTGGTCACACGCACTGACAGGGGATTTGTCTCCTCCAATGACAATGCGGCAATTGAGCGCCGTGTCGAAATGCGTTCCGGCGTGATTTATTCTTCCCTGTTCGCTGCGACGGATACGGCGGAAATCCCGGACATCATCACCAACAAACTGGTTGACATGTTCGCCACCAATATCGACTTCAGTTCGGATCTGCGCCGTGGCGACCGTTTTAATGTCGTGTATGAATCCTACTGGCGTAACGGCACCTTCCTGCGTTCCGGCCGTATTCTTGCTGCTGAATTCATCAATGCCGGCAACATCTATCAGGCGGTCTGGTTTGATGGTATTGGCGCAAGACCCGGCGGCTACTACAGCTTCAACGGCAAGTCACAGAAAAAAGCCTTCCTGAAATATCCGCTCGCATTTACGCGTGTTTCCTCCGCATTCTCCATGCGCAAACATCCCATCACCGGTTTGTGGAAGCAGCATAAAGGCATTGACTTTGCCGCCCCGACCGGCACACCGATCCGTTCAGCTGCTGATGGCACCATCGAATTCATCGGCTGGCAAAACGGCTATGGCAACTTCATTGTTGTCAAACACTGGGGCGCCTATACAACAGCATATGGCCATATGAGCCGCTTTAACCCTGACATGAAAAAAGGCACCAAGGTCAAGCAGGGTGACGTCATTGGCTTTGTCGGCTCAACCGGCATGAGCACAGGACCGCATCTGCATTATGAGTTCCGGATCAATGGGGTTCAGCGTGACCCGAGACAGATTGAAATGCCGAATATCCAGCCGCTGACTGCCAGTGAAATGGAGAAATTCCGGATTGTTGTTGCTGACATGCGCCACCGTTTCTCTCTGATGAACCCGGGTGGCAGTTACGAAAAAGTCGCCTCGAAATAACATTGCCCAGCCAAGACACTTCCGGCCGTCTTTATATCGGCCTCATGACAGGCACCAGCATGGATGGTGTCGATGGGGTGCTTGTTGAAATTCCGGATAATTACACGGGTGGGTTTCTCCCGCTGACGAGTGCGGCGCATATCCCTTTTAACGAGGATCTGCGCCGTCTTTTAATGTCCCTGCAACTGCCCAGCGACAATGAAATCGAGCGGGAAGCGCTTGTTGCCAATGATCTGGCAAACATTTACGCCCGCTGTGTTTTCCGGCTGCTCGAGCAGTCATGCCTCACGCCCGGTTTTGTCACCGCTATCGGCGTGCACGGACAAACCATCCGTCATCGCCCTGAACTGGGCTATACCCGGCAAACCAATAACCCCGCGCTTTTGGCGGAACTCACCGGCATTGATGTCATTGCGGACTTCCGTTCACGTGATCTGGCCGCAGGCGGCCAGGGAGCCCCGCTGGTTCCGGCTTTTCATCATGCCCTGTTTGGCAACAGCGGCAACTCCTGTGTGGTCGTCAATATCGGCGGCATTGCCAATATCAGCATATTGACACGGGATCGCAAAACAATCGGTTTTGACACCGGGCCTGGCAATGTCCTTTTAGATGCCTGGATCGCAAAATACCAGGGCCTGCTTTATGATGAAAACGGCCAATGGGCCGCCAGCGGCGAACCTGACAGCGAATTGCTGGCCGTTATGCTGAAAGAACCTTTCCTGTCACTCCCTCCACCCAAAAGCACAGGGCGGGACCTGTTCAATGAGGAATGGGTAGAAGCAAAACTGGCTTCCGCATTGGAATTTACCGTTCTGTCTCCAGTCGATATCCAGGCAACACTGGCTGCCTTTACCATCACGACCATCGCAGACGCCATCACCCGCTATGCGCCTGATGCCGATAAAATCTTTATCTGCGGTGGCGGTGCCAGAAACACCCATCTTGTCAGCGGACTTGAGGCTGCGCTGGAAAAACCGATGCCTGACACTGACGTTGTCACCAGCGAAGTCATCGGCATTGACCCAACCCATATTGAAGGACTGGCTTTCGCATGGCTGGCCCATCGTTTCACCAACCGCCTTCCCGGCAACCTGCCAGGCGTCACCGGCGCACATGGCCCGCGTATCTTAGGCGCATTGTATCCGGGCATGATGGATAAAGACGTGACCGCTTTTTTCGGGAAAACCGGAGCTGCTGAATGATCGCGCTGCTTCAGCGTGTCAGCCGTGCACAGGTTGTTGTAGAGGAGGAAATTGTTGGCCGTATCGGAAAAGGCCTGCTTGTCCTTCTTTGCGCAGAACGCGGCGATACTGAAAAAGAAGCGGATGCCCTGTTGAACCGCCTGGTGAATTACCGGGTTTTCAATGACAGTGACGGCAAGATGAACCTGTCGCTTGATACCGTTAAAGGCGATCTGCTGCTGGTTCCCCAATTCACCCTGGCGGCCAATACCCGATCCGGAACCCGCCCCTCCTTTTCTGCTGCCGCATCACCGGATGTCGGGCAACGCCTCTTTGACTATTTTACCCGCCAGGCCAAAGCAACAGTCTCTCACGTTCAGACGGGCCGATTTGGCGCCCATATGGAAGTTGAACTGGTCAATGACGGACCGGTTACCATCTGGCTGCATACACCACCGGCTGATACCCCTGCTTAGGGTCAGGACTCATTAATTTGCGCAAACTGTGCGAAAAACCGCCTTCATCTGGCAAAATAGCAGGACATTATGATAAAAACGACCAGACACAGGAGGACGCATGAAAATATGGAGTGATTCTTTCAAGGACAATCAGGCCATCCCCCCGCAATATGCTTTCGGCTTGATCGACCCCAAAACACATGTTGCGCTGTCAGACAACCGCAATCCGCACCTGGCCTGGAGTGATGTGCCGGCAGGGACTAAATCACTGGCCGTCATCTGTCATGACTATGATGTTCCTTCCAGGGGAGATGACGTCAATCAGGAAGGCAAAAAAGTGCCGGCAGACCTTCCACGGGTCGATTTTTACCACTGGCTCCTGATTGATCTGCCGCCGACAGTGCAATCTGTAGGTGATGGTGAATTTTCCAGCAGTGTCACCCCCCGCGGAAAAAGCGGTCCGGCGACATTGCATGGCGCACGCCAGGGTATCAATGACTACAGCCCCTGGTTTGCCGGCGACAAGGATATGTCCGGCGACTATTACGGCTATGATGGCCCCTGCCCCCCGTGGAATGACACCATTCCCCATCATTATGTGTTTACGGTGTATGCCCTTGATATCGACAGGCTGGCTGTCGAAGACAAATTCACCGGACCGGATATGATGGCGGCAATGGAAGGGCACATTCTGGGCAAAGCCAGCATTACCGGCATTTATACACTCAATCCGGAGCTGGCTGACACCATCTGAGTCTTTGGCAACATGATGCAATCAACAGAAGTACTGATCATCCGTCACGGGCAGACAGACTGGAATGCAACCAAACGCCTGCAAGGGCACAGCGATACGCCTTTAAACGAGAAAGGAATCGGGCAGGCACTTGCGCTTGCCGACACCTTAAGGGAAGAAAAGCTGGAGGCCATTTTTTCAAGTGACCTCCAGCGCGCCCTGCGAACGGCAGAAGAAATTGCAAAATGGCACAATCTGCCTGTCACAGTTGATCCGGCATTCCGTGAACGCTCTTATGGTGCCTTTGAAGGCTTGAGCCGTGATGAGATCAAAACGCGCTATCCCGAATCCCATGCCGCCTGGTATGCTGCTGACCCGGATCATGTTTTTCCGCCGGGAGAGCGGATTGCCGAAAGCATCCGTGCTTTTCACCATCGGGCCATTGAAGCAATCCAGCGGATCGCCCGGCCTTATGCCAGTAAAAAAATTGTGCTCATCGCCCACTTCGGCATCATCGAGTCCGCCTATCGCGTGGCTCATGACATGCCGCTCGAAGTCAGAAGCCGGGTACCTGTGTTAAACACCAGCATCAACCGTTTCAGGGTTTGTGAAAACCGCATAGAACTCATTGCGTGGGGAGATGATGGACATCTTGAACCACAGCAAAAACCGGCTGATTACCTCAAACATTTCTGATCTGTCATTTTTTCGGGATGTCTCTGGCATACCGGCTTTGGTAAAATAGCGCTTTTTTTGACTTTCACGCCATGCAGCTCGGTCCTTATACCCTGCCCAATAATGTTTTTGTTGCGCCTATGGCTGGTGTAACAGACCGCCCTTTTCGCCAACTGTGCCGGCAGCTTGGCGCGGGATATGCCGTCTCCGAAATGGTCGCAGCCAATCCGGCACTCTGGCAGACCCGAAAAAGCAAAAAACGGATGGCGCATCAGGATGAAGCTGCGCCACGCGCCATCCAGATCACCGGTGCCGATCCGGAAATGATGGCTGAGTGCGCGCGCCACAATGTCGGGTTGGGCGCCCAGATTGTTGATATCAACATGGGCTGTCCGGTAAAAAAAGTCTGCAACAACTGGTGCGGCTCCGCCCTTTTACAGGATGAAAAGCGCGTGGCAGACATCCTCAATGCCGTCGTCAATGCGGTTGATGTTCCGGTTACGCTCAAATACCGCACCGGCTGGAACCGTGAAAGCAAAAATGCACTGACGATTGCCAAAATTGCCGAATCGGCAGGCATTGCCATGCTGACGCTCCACGGCCGTACCCGGGAAGATGCCTATCGGGGAGAGGCAGAATACGAAACCATTGCACAGGTCAAGCAAACCGTATCCATTCCCGTGGTCGCCAATGGCGATATCGACTCACCGGAAAAAGCCCGAAAAGTACTGGAGACAACCAATGCGGATGCCATCATGATCGGGCGTGCGGCACAGGGACGCCCCTGGATATTTCGTGAGATTACCCATTATCTTCAAACCGGTGAACTGATGCCGGCACCCGTGTCGAGGAAATTCGCCGGTTGATGCACCAGCATTTACTGGATCACTACGCATTTCACGGTGAAATAATCGGTGTCCGGAGTGCCAGAAAGCACATTGGATGGTATATTAATAGTCTTCCCGGTTCGGATGTATTCAAACAACACATTAACCAGATTGATTCCTGTGAGGAGCAACTCAGGCGTGTTGATGTTTTTTTTGAATCACAGCTCGAACATGGTGAAAGATTACACTACAGGAACCAAACGCAAGAATCGCTTAGCCCTGACGCCGATTTCTCGCAAACTCAATAAGACAAAAATGAGCAAAGAGCAAATTCAGGAAGCCATCTCAAAAAGTCTGCAGGATTATTTCAATGTTTTGGATGGGCAAAAACCAACCGGTATCTATGACATGATCATGCACACCGTTGAAAAGCCGGTTCTCGCCACTGTGATGGCACATGCAAGAAACAATCAGTCACTGGCAGCAGAAATGCTTGGCATTAATCGCAACACCCTGCGAAAAAAACTGCTGGAGCATGAACTGTTATAGCGTTTTCCCTGTATTTTCCCGCTTCCGTTATTTCATTTACACTGAATTATCATGACCCGATTTGCCCTGATTTCCGTCTCTGACAAAACAGGCGTCGTCGACTTTGCCCGTGCACTTACTGAGATGGGGATATCCATTCTCTCTACCGGCGGCACGGCAGAGCTGCTTGCCCAAAACGGCATTGCCGTCACTGAAGTAGCCGACTACACTGGATTTCCTGAAATGCTGGATGGCCGTGTGAAAACCCTGCATCCCAAGGTGCATGGCGGCATTTTGGCCAGGCGCGACCTGGATTCGCATACCACGGCCATTGCCAGCCAGGGTATCTCCACCATTGATATGGTCGTGGTCAACCTGTATCCCTTCCAGCAAACGATAGCAGCGCCTGAATGCACACTCGAAGATGCCGTGGAAAATATTGATATCGGCGGCCCGGCCATGCTGCGTTCCGCGGCAAAAAATTACCGTGATGTCACCGTTATCTGCGACCCTGCGGATTATGCCCAGGTGTTGCAGGAAATGAAAAACAACGGCGGCGCCCTGACTGAAAACAGCCGCTTTGATCTGGCCAGGAAAACCTTTTTCCATACCGCCCAGTATGATGGCGCCATTGCCAACTATCTCTCAAGCCTGGGGGAAGACAAGGAACATACCGCCCGCAGTTTTTATCCCCGGACACTGAACCTGCATTTTGAAAAGGTGCAGGAGATGCGTTATGGCGAAAACCCGCACCAGTCAGCCGCTTTTTATCGTGAGCGCAGCGTGCCGCACGGGACACTGGCAGACTACACGCAACTGCAGGGAAAAGAACTTTCATACAACAATATCAGTGATGCCGATGCGGCATGGGAATGTGTCAAAACGTTTGACGAACCTGCCTGTGTCATTATCAAGCATGCCAATCCCTGTGGCGTTGCTGTCGGAAACGATCCGAAAGACGCTTATGAGCGTGCATTGCAGACAGACCCCGAAGCCGCATTTGGCGGCATCATCGCGTTCAACCGCGAGCTGGATAAAAATGCGGCCGAAGAGGCATCGAAGCTTTTCGTGGAAGTCCTGATTGCACCGGCTTTTTCACCGGAAGCCCGCGCTATTTTCTCTGGCAAGAAAAATGTCCGCCTGCTGGAAATCCCGTTGGGGAAAGACCTGAATGAATATGAAGTCAAGCGGGTGGGGGGCGGCCTGTTGCTGCAATCACCCGATGCCACCAATATTGCAGTTCCCGATCTGAAAGTCGTCACCAAAAAACAGCCTGACAACAGGGCCATGCAGGATATGCTCTTTGCCTGGCGGGTTGCCAAGTTTGTCA encodes:
- a CDS encoding M23 family metallopeptidase; translated protein: MRDVFQKIASTLLGTTRKTRIISAASLLLAIFAIGAAAVAPGAPPDTSHIEIRSISEEIKLPSLSEQIAALSQEKHYFMREEKVRSGDTLGSLLTRLGVDDAPAIAFIKSDDIAREMLHLKAGKIIQAKTDNAGQLHWLYMSTTDKDDMPCDIVVTRTDRGFVSSNDNAAIERRVEMRSGVIYSSLFAATDTAEIPDIITNKLVDMFATNIDFSSDLRRGDRFNVVYESYWRNGTFLRSGRILAAEFINAGNIYQAVWFDGIGARPGGYYSFNGKSQKKAFLKYPLAFTRVSSAFSMRKHPITGLWKQHKGIDFAAPTGTPIRSAADGTIEFIGWQNGYGNFIVVKHWGAYTTAYGHMSRFNPDMKKGTKVKQGDVIGFVGSTGMSTGPHLHYEFRINGVQRDPRQIEMPNIQPLTASEMEKFRIVVADMRHRFSLMNPGGSYEKVASK
- a CDS encoding anhydro-N-acetylmuramic acid kinase — encoded protein: MPSQDTSGRLYIGLMTGTSMDGVDGVLVEIPDNYTGGFLPLTSAAHIPFNEDLRRLLMSLQLPSDNEIEREALVANDLANIYARCVFRLLEQSCLTPGFVTAIGVHGQTIRHRPELGYTRQTNNPALLAELTGIDVIADFRSRDLAAGGQGAPLVPAFHHALFGNSGNSCVVVNIGGIANISILTRDRKTIGFDTGPGNVLLDAWIAKYQGLLYDENGQWAASGEPDSELLAVMLKEPFLSLPPPKSTGRDLFNEEWVEAKLASALEFTVLSPVDIQATLAAFTITTIADAITRYAPDADKIFICGGGARNTHLVSGLEAALEKPMPDTDVVTSEVIGIDPTHIEGLAFAWLAHRFTNRLPGNLPGVTGAHGPRILGALYPGMMDKDVTAFFGKTGAAE
- the dtd gene encoding D-aminoacyl-tRNA deacylase, with product MIALLQRVSRAQVVVEEEIVGRIGKGLLVLLCAERGDTEKEADALLNRLVNYRVFNDSDGKMNLSLDTVKGDLLLVPQFTLAANTRSGTRPSFSAAASPDVGQRLFDYFTRQAKATVSHVQTGRFGAHMEVELVNDGPVTIWLHTPPADTPA
- a CDS encoding YbhB/YbcL family Raf kinase inhibitor-like protein; translated protein: MKIWSDSFKDNQAIPPQYAFGLIDPKTHVALSDNRNPHLAWSDVPAGTKSLAVICHDYDVPSRGDDVNQEGKKVPADLPRVDFYHWLLIDLPPTVQSVGDGEFSSSVTPRGKSGPATLHGARQGINDYSPWFAGDKDMSGDYYGYDGPCPPWNDTIPHHYVFTVYALDIDRLAVEDKFTGPDMMAAMEGHILGKASITGIYTLNPELADTI
- a CDS encoding histidine phosphatase family protein, with translation MMQSTEVLIIRHGQTDWNATKRLQGHSDTPLNEKGIGQALALADTLREEKLEAIFSSDLQRALRTAEEIAKWHNLPVTVDPAFRERSYGAFEGLSRDEIKTRYPESHAAWYAADPDHVFPPGERIAESIRAFHHRAIEAIQRIARPYASKKIVLIAHFGIIESAYRVAHDMPLEVRSRVPVLNTSINRFRVCENRIELIAWGDDGHLEPQQKPADYLKHF
- a CDS encoding helix-turn-helix domain-containing protein; translated protein: MSKEQIQEAISKSLQDYFNVLDGQKPTGIYDMIMHTVEKPVLATVMAHARNNQSLAAEMLGINRNTLRKKLLEHELL
- the purH gene encoding bifunctional phosphoribosylaminoimidazolecarboxamide formyltransferase/IMP cyclohydrolase, translated to MTRFALISVSDKTGVVDFARALTEMGISILSTGGTAELLAQNGIAVTEVADYTGFPEMLDGRVKTLHPKVHGGILARRDLDSHTTAIASQGISTIDMVVVNLYPFQQTIAAPECTLEDAVENIDIGGPAMLRSAAKNYRDVTVICDPADYAQVLQEMKNNGGALTENSRFDLARKTFFHTAQYDGAIANYLSSLGEDKEHTARSFYPRTLNLHFEKVQEMRYGENPHQSAAFYRERSVPHGTLADYTQLQGKELSYNNISDADAAWECVKTFDEPACVIIKHANPCGVAVGNDPKDAYERALQTDPEAAFGGIIAFNRELDKNAAEEASKLFVEVLIAPAFSPEARAIFSGKKNVRLLEIPLGKDLNEYEVKRVGGGLLLQSPDATNIAVPDLKVVTKKQPDNRAMQDMLFAWRVAKFVKSNAIVFCRDGMTLAIGAGQMSRVDAARTAVMKAKNAGLSLAGTAVASDAFFPFRDGLDIVANAGATSIIQPGGSIRDQEIIDAADERGLTMAFTAIRHFRH